In one Streptomyces sp. T12 genomic region, the following are encoded:
- a CDS encoding ABC transporter ATP-binding protein has product MPHTLGGARRRLMLLLVLAGFGQAVCVVAFALLAHGAAYRITHGREIASGHDRSAIYTYVAGYAPTTLAVGLATSACATVLLKAAGEPLAERLAQSYVHSIRMRLFDHVAGSEAGGPFRRTVGVTVLRFTGDASALRLWISKGVAPILVDGVFVACALAVLAVMAPGIGALSAALVLLAAAAVALFGRRLRERVRETRRNNGKLAAFVNERVTHTAVMQSLGRVEQERGVMRRRSREYGRAMVRQARLTGAMSATAEACGIGILLIVVTVGLVAGTTWEVLASLLTVANFLGGPLSSLVRVQEHWQQSRVARRRIAEVLSAPAPLARLRGAEPLAHGPGRLELEGLRVEGVLDASAVALPGQRIVLQGPPSAGKSLLLRLIARLQEPDAGAVLLDGQDLARHDPESVRRMIRLTSPELPLLRGSVDQNLRYGEPPDATEWADEKHIEALADLLPDGLRTRVGENGHGLSMAVRYQVAMVRALRSGPRVLLLDEVRSEEALGSDLMEHLLEQYPGTVIYVTDEPKLAARADVLWRIDDGRLTVHEPVRQTSGLPE; this is encoded by the coding sequence ATGCCGCACACGCTGGGCGGTGCGCGGCGCCGGCTGATGCTCCTCTTGGTGCTCGCCGGTTTCGGACAGGCGGTCTGTGTGGTCGCTTTCGCCCTCCTGGCGCATGGCGCTGCCTACCGCATCACACACGGCCGGGAGATCGCGTCCGGCCACGACCGCAGCGCCATCTACACGTATGTCGCCGGTTACGCGCCCACCACGCTGGCCGTCGGACTCGCCACGTCCGCCTGCGCGACCGTACTGCTCAAGGCGGCGGGCGAACCGCTCGCGGAACGGCTGGCTCAGAGCTACGTACACAGCATCAGAATGCGGCTCTTCGACCATGTCGCCGGAAGCGAGGCGGGGGGACCGTTCCGGCGCACGGTCGGTGTGACCGTGCTCCGCTTCACCGGTGATGCCTCCGCCCTGCGGCTGTGGATCAGCAAGGGTGTGGCACCGATTCTGGTGGACGGGGTGTTCGTGGCGTGCGCCCTCGCCGTACTGGCTGTCATGGCGCCGGGCATCGGCGCGCTCTCGGCGGCGCTGGTCCTCCTCGCCGCGGCCGCCGTCGCACTGTTCGGGCGGCGGCTGCGCGAACGGGTACGCGAGACCAGACGGAACAACGGCAAGCTCGCCGCGTTCGTGAACGAGCGGGTCACTCACACGGCCGTCATGCAGTCCCTCGGACGGGTCGAGCAGGAGCGCGGGGTCATGCGGCGACGCAGCCGTGAGTACGGTCGCGCCATGGTGCGCCAAGCCCGTCTCACCGGAGCGATGTCGGCGACGGCCGAGGCGTGCGGCATCGGGATCCTGCTGATCGTGGTCACGGTCGGCCTGGTGGCGGGCACCACCTGGGAGGTCCTCGCCTCGCTGCTGACGGTGGCGAACTTCCTCGGCGGTCCCCTGTCGTCGCTGGTCCGTGTGCAGGAGCACTGGCAGCAGTCACGCGTCGCGCGGCGGCGCATCGCCGAGGTCCTCTCGGCACCGGCGCCGCTGGCCAGACTGCGCGGAGCCGAGCCGCTCGCGCACGGGCCCGGGCGGCTGGAACTCGAGGGGCTGCGCGTGGAAGGTGTCCTGGACGCGTCGGCCGTCGCGCTGCCCGGGCAGCGGATCGTGCTGCAGGGACCTCCGAGCGCGGGAAAGTCGCTGCTGCTTCGCCTCATCGCGCGTCTGCAGGAGCCGGACGCCGGCGCGGTGCTGCTCGACGGCCAGGACCTCGCCCGGCACGACCCGGAATCGGTACGGCGGATGATCAGGCTGACCAGCCCCGAACTGCCCTTGCTTCGCGGCAGCGTCGACCAGAACCTGCGGTACGGCGAACCACCGGACGCCACCGAGTGGGCGGACGAGAAGCACATCGAGGCGCTGGCCGACCTGCTGCCCGACGGTCTGCGCACCCGGGTGGGCGAAAACGGCCACGGCCTTTCCATGGCCGTGCGCTACCAGGTGGCGATGGTACGAGCGCTGCGCAGCGGACCCCGGGTTCTGCTGCTGGACGAGGTCCGATCGGAAGAAGCGCTCGGTTCCGACCTGATGGAACATCTGCTGGAGCAGTACCCGGGCACCGTCATCTACGTCACCGACGAGCCCAAGCTCGCCGCACGCGCGGACGTGCTCTGGCGAATCGACGACGGCAGGCTGACGGTCCATGAGCCGGTGCGGCAGACCAGCGGTCTCCCAGAATGA
- a CDS encoding alpha/beta hydrolase, whose amino-acid sequence MSLLARPAVAALVAKAMQRVTVLADRRSGGQGSAAASHARFPEYPRKVRELTIPTSIAPARATVYLPANAEPAPPVHVNFHGGGYVMTLTELDDPLCRVLAAEAEAVVINVDYVVAPQHPFPAPPRQAYEVVRWVAEHGTEEGWDGDRLTVGGQSAGGGLAAAVARQALEEGGPSIALQVLHYPPLDLATRPRDKRAAIAKPMLRPWMGDVFDTSYVPDARQRGDRLVSPAHPSDTADLKGIAPALVITAEYDLLRAEGERYAERLRGAGALVGHHEVAGADHAYDGNDDQKAREVYAMIARHVREATGSGTV is encoded by the coding sequence ATGTCCCTCCTGGCCCGGCCCGCGGTGGCCGCCCTCGTCGCCAAGGCGATGCAACGTGTGACCGTGCTGGCGGACCGCCGTTCCGGCGGCCAGGGATCCGCCGCTGCCTCGCACGCGCGATTCCCCGAATACCCGCGCAAGGTACGCGAGTTGACGATTCCCACGTCGATCGCACCCGCCCGGGCCACCGTGTACCTGCCCGCGAACGCCGAGCCCGCCCCCCCGGTGCACGTCAACTTCCACGGCGGCGGCTACGTGATGACGCTGACCGAGCTGGACGACCCGCTGTGCCGCGTCCTCGCCGCCGAGGCGGAGGCCGTCGTGATCAACGTGGACTACGTCGTCGCGCCGCAGCATCCGTTCCCGGCGCCACCCCGGCAGGCGTACGAGGTCGTCCGGTGGGTCGCGGAGCACGGCACGGAGGAGGGCTGGGACGGCGACCGGCTCACCGTGGGCGGGCAGAGCGCCGGCGGCGGGCTCGCGGCGGCCGTGGCGCGGCAGGCACTGGAAGAGGGCGGGCCCTCGATCGCGCTGCAGGTGCTGCACTATCCCCCGCTCGACCTGGCGACCCGCCCCAGGGACAAGCGCGCCGCCATCGCCAAGCCGATGCTGCGCCCCTGGATGGGCGACGTCTTCGACACGTCGTACGTCCCGGACGCCCGGCAGCGCGGCGACCGGCTCGTGTCCCCGGCGCATCCTTCGGACACCGCCGACCTGAAGGGCATCGCCCCGGCCCTGGTGATCACCGCCGAGTACGACCTGCTCCGGGCCGAGGGCGAGCGCTATGCCGAGCGGCTGCGGGGGGCGGGTGCGCTGGTCGGGCACCACGAAGTGGCCGGGGCCGATCACGCGTACGACGGCAACGACGACCAGAAGGCGCGGGAGGTCTACGCGATGATCGCCCGGCATGTGCGGGAGGCCACCGGAAGCGGCACCGTCTGA
- a CDS encoding GntR family transcriptional regulator produces the protein MPNEARPSTGEQAKQRALAQLRQAILHGEMAPAQRLVENELAEQFGVTRASIRAALIDLEAQGLVERIRNRGSRVRVVSVEEAVAITECRMALEGLCAAKAAVAAGDEQLTLLADLGTAMTKAVADGEPMTYSELNQELHARIQEFSGQRTAVELLERLNAQLVRHRFQLALRPGRPQHSLNEHLAMIEAIRARDPQAAEAAVRAHLTSVIEALRD, from the coding sequence ATGCCGAACGAAGCCCGTCCGAGCACCGGGGAGCAGGCCAAGCAGCGCGCGCTCGCGCAGCTGCGGCAGGCGATCCTGCACGGCGAGATGGCACCGGCGCAGCGGTTGGTGGAGAACGAACTCGCCGAGCAGTTCGGTGTGACACGGGCCAGCATCCGCGCGGCACTGATCGATCTGGAGGCTCAGGGTCTGGTCGAGCGGATCCGCAACCGCGGTTCGCGGGTGCGGGTGGTGAGCGTGGAGGAAGCGGTCGCCATCACCGAGTGCCGCATGGCCCTGGAGGGGCTCTGCGCGGCCAAGGCCGCCGTCGCGGCCGGCGACGAGCAGCTGACCCTGCTGGCGGACCTGGGCACGGCGATGACCAAGGCCGTGGCCGACGGCGAGCCGATGACGTACTCCGAGCTCAACCAGGAACTGCACGCCAGGATCCAGGAGTTCTCCGGCCAGCGCACGGCCGTGGAACTGCTGGAGCGGCTCAACGCACAACTGGTGCGCCACCGCTTCCAGTTGGCGCTGCGACCGGGACGCCCGCAGCACTCCCTGAACGAGCATCTGGCCATGATCGAGGCGATCAGGGCCAGGGACCCGCAGGCGGCCGAGGCGGCCGTCCGCGCCCACCTCACCAGCGTGATCGAGGCGCTGCGCGACTGA
- a CDS encoding catechol 2,3-dioxygenase — translation MTPPLGDIAHIGHAQLFTPDLDASVAFFTDYLGLTVNGQDGDTVCLRTFDDYEHHSLVLTARQQPGLGRLALRTSSEEALHRRIKAIEAAGGSGKWVEDEPGIGRLYVTTDPDGHEHALYWESEYYQAPQELKPALKNQPQAKPNRGVGVRRLDHINFLAADVLANAEFQEQVLGARPTEQIQLDSGKIAARWLTFTNKSYDVVYTSDWTGSAGRLHHIAFATDTREDILRAADLAIDSGVFIETGPHKHAIQQTFFLYVYEPGGNRIELCNPLTRLVLAPDWPLITWTEAERAKGQAWGLKTIESFHTHGTPPVA, via the coding sequence ATGACCCCGCCGCTCGGCGACATCGCCCACATCGGCCACGCTCAGCTCTTCACCCCCGACCTGGACGCCAGCGTCGCCTTCTTCACCGACTACCTGGGCCTCACGGTCAACGGCCAGGACGGCGACACGGTCTGTCTGCGGACCTTCGACGACTACGAGCACCACAGCCTGGTCCTCACCGCCCGCCAGCAGCCGGGCCTCGGCCGCCTCGCCCTGCGGACCTCCAGCGAGGAGGCACTTCACCGTCGTATCAAGGCGATCGAGGCGGCCGGCGGCTCCGGCAAGTGGGTCGAGGACGAACCCGGCATCGGCAGGTTGTACGTCACCACCGACCCCGACGGGCATGAGCACGCCCTGTACTGGGAGAGCGAGTACTACCAGGCGCCTCAGGAGCTCAAGCCCGCGCTGAAGAACCAGCCGCAGGCCAAGCCCAACAGAGGCGTCGGCGTACGACGGCTCGACCACATCAACTTCCTGGCCGCCGACGTGCTCGCGAACGCCGAGTTCCAGGAGCAGGTGCTGGGCGCCCGGCCCACCGAGCAGATCCAGCTCGACTCCGGGAAGATCGCGGCCCGTTGGCTGACCTTCACCAACAAGTCGTACGACGTCGTCTACACCTCGGACTGGACCGGTTCCGCCGGTCGGCTGCACCACATCGCCTTCGCGACCGACACCCGCGAGGACATCCTGCGCGCCGCCGACCTCGCCATCGACAGCGGCGTGTTCATCGAGACTGGCCCGCACAAGCACGCCATCCAGCAGACGTTCTTCCTGTACGTCTACGAGCCCGGCGGCAACCGCATCGAGCTGTGCAACCCGCTCACCCGACTCGTACTGGCACCCGACTGGCCGCTGATCACCTGGACCGAGGCCGAGCGGGCCAAGGGACAGGCGTGGGGCCTGAAGACGATCGAGTCCTTCCACACGCACGGAACACCGCCGGTCGCCTGA
- a CDS encoding LacI family DNA-binding transcriptional regulator: protein MRPPTIRDVADRAGVSKSLVSLVLRGSDQVRPEKRDAVLRAVRELGYRPNAAARSLSEQRTRTVGVLLNDLRNPWFVDMLDGLNSLLHDNGLHMLLADARLNRRTGQDPAGPFLDLRVDGLVVVGTLPDPAALEAVAARIPVVVAGAREPVPPGVDVVAGDDEQGARLVAEHLIGLGHRRIAHIAGYGAVGELRRRSFEATMREHGLADHAVVEPSDMTEEGGYRTTVRLLSRPERPTAVFAVNDIAAIGALSAAEELGLRVPRDLSIVGYDNTSIARLRHVWLTTVDNTSHEVGRRAARCLLERFEGAGGQGRVQLATPALEIRGSTAPPVTD from the coding sequence ATGAGACCGCCGACGATCCGCGACGTGGCCGACCGGGCCGGCGTCTCCAAGTCTCTGGTCTCGCTGGTGCTGCGCGGCTCCGACCAGGTGCGGCCGGAGAAACGGGACGCCGTCCTGCGCGCCGTCCGCGAACTCGGCTACCGCCCCAACGCCGCCGCGCGCAGCCTCAGCGAGCAGCGCACCCGCACGGTCGGCGTCCTCCTGAACGACCTGCGCAACCCGTGGTTCGTCGACATGCTCGACGGCCTCAACTCGCTCCTGCACGACAACGGCCTGCACATGCTGCTCGCCGACGCCCGCCTCAACCGCCGCACCGGCCAGGATCCCGCCGGGCCCTTCCTCGATCTGCGGGTCGACGGCCTGGTCGTGGTCGGCACGCTCCCCGATCCGGCCGCGCTCGAAGCGGTGGCCGCGCGGATCCCGGTCGTGGTGGCCGGCGCCCGCGAGCCGGTGCCGCCCGGCGTCGACGTGGTGGCGGGCGACGACGAACAGGGCGCCCGCCTGGTCGCCGAGCACCTCATCGGCCTCGGGCACCGGCGCATCGCGCACATCGCGGGATACGGCGCGGTGGGCGAGCTGCGCCGACGGAGCTTCGAGGCGACGATGCGGGAGCACGGCCTCGCGGACCACGCGGTGGTCGAGCCCAGCGACATGACCGAGGAGGGCGGCTACCGCACCACCGTCCGCCTGCTCAGCCGCCCCGAGCGGCCCACGGCCGTCTTCGCCGTCAACGACATCGCCGCCATCGGCGCGCTCTCCGCGGCCGAGGAGCTGGGGCTGCGCGTCCCGCGCGACCTGTCGATCGTCGGCTACGACAACACGAGCATCGCCCGGCTGCGCCACGTATGGCTCACCACGGTCGACAACACCAGCCACGAGGTCGGCCGCCGCGCGGCCCGCTGCCTCCTGGAGCGCTTCGAGGGCGCCGGAGGGCAGGGACGGGTCCAACTCGCCACACCGGCCCTGGAGATCCGGGGCTCGACTGCGCCCCCGGTCACAGATTGA
- a CDS encoding 4-carboxy-4-hydroxy-2-oxoadipate aldolase/oxaloacetate decarboxylase, whose amino-acid sequence MSGVIVTNPPKAELKDVDALAGFGVATVSEAMGRTGLLGPGIRPVQQGVRVAGTAVTVLSWPGDNLMIHAAVEQCGEGDILVVTTTSPCTDGLFGELFATALKQRGVRGVVINTGIRDTQELREMGFAAWSRAVSAQGTVKATGGSVNVPVAIDGQVVRPGDVVLADDDGVVVVPRERARATVEKAEAREAKEAATRAAFLGGQLGLDRYGLRETLVRLGVTYKSYDEYVREEAQP is encoded by the coding sequence ATGAGCGGCGTGATCGTCACCAACCCGCCCAAGGCGGAGCTGAAGGACGTCGACGCGCTGGCCGGCTTCGGCGTGGCGACGGTGAGCGAGGCGATGGGCCGGACCGGCTTGCTGGGCCCGGGAATCCGTCCCGTCCAGCAGGGCGTACGGGTCGCCGGTACCGCCGTGACGGTGCTGAGCTGGCCCGGCGACAACCTCATGATCCACGCCGCCGTGGAGCAGTGCGGCGAGGGCGACATCCTCGTCGTCACCACCACCTCCCCGTGCACGGACGGCCTGTTCGGCGAGCTGTTCGCGACCGCCCTGAAGCAGCGCGGCGTCCGCGGTGTCGTCATCAACACCGGCATCCGCGACACCCAGGAGCTGCGCGAGATGGGCTTCGCCGCCTGGTCCCGGGCGGTCAGCGCGCAAGGCACCGTCAAGGCCACCGGCGGCTCGGTGAACGTGCCGGTCGCCATCGACGGCCAGGTCGTCCGCCCCGGCGACGTGGTCCTCGCCGACGACGACGGGGTGGTGGTCGTACCCCGCGAGCGCGCCCGGGCGACGGTGGAGAAGGCCGAGGCCCGCGAGGCCAAGGAGGCCGCGACGCGCGCCGCCTTCCTCGGAGGCCAACTCGGCCTGGACCGATACGGGTTGCGGGAGACACTCGTACGGCTCGGCGTGACATACAAGTCCTACGACGAGTACGTCCGCGAGGAGGCGCAGCCGTGA
- a CDS encoding PIG-L deacetylase family protein, whose protein sequence is MTHADAPSPTLEQPRAGGPPSPPRSTLVITAHAGDFVWRAGGAIALAASRGEKVTIACLTFGERGESAKAWREGKKLEEIKAIRRDEAERAAATLGAEVRFFDAGDYPLIATDELTDQLVAVYRETQPDVVLTHPAEDPYNADHPAANRMALQARILAQAIGYPGEGDIIGAPPVFCFEPHQPEMSGFKPEVLLDITEVWETKRGAMECLGAQQHLWDYYTDLAVRRGVQLKRNAGPNLGLAHKTMAEAYMRPYPQIAKELA, encoded by the coding sequence ATGACGCATGCCGATGCGCCCTCCCCCACGCTCGAACAACCTCGCGCGGGGGGACCCCCATCCCCACCGCGCTCCACCCTCGTGATCACCGCGCACGCCGGGGACTTCGTGTGGCGGGCGGGCGGAGCCATCGCCCTGGCCGCCTCCCGGGGCGAGAAGGTCACCATCGCCTGCCTGACCTTCGGCGAGCGCGGCGAGTCCGCCAAGGCCTGGCGCGAGGGCAAGAAGCTGGAGGAGATCAAGGCGATACGCCGGGACGAGGCCGAGCGCGCCGCCGCCACCCTCGGCGCCGAGGTCCGCTTCTTCGACGCCGGCGACTACCCGCTGATCGCCACCGACGAGCTGACCGACCAGCTCGTCGCGGTCTACCGCGAGACCCAGCCAGACGTCGTCCTCACCCACCCGGCCGAGGACCCCTACAACGCCGATCACCCCGCCGCCAACCGCATGGCCCTGCAGGCCCGGATCCTCGCCCAGGCCATCGGCTACCCGGGCGAAGGCGACATCATCGGCGCCCCGCCTGTCTTCTGCTTCGAGCCGCACCAGCCCGAGATGAGCGGCTTCAAGCCCGAGGTCCTGCTCGACATCACCGAGGTGTGGGAGACCAAGCGGGGGGCCATGGAGTGCCTCGGTGCCCAGCAGCACCTGTGGGACTACTACACCGACCTCGCCGTGCGCCGCGGCGTCCAGCTCAAGCGCAACGCCGGACCCAACCTGGGCCTGGCCCACAAGACCATGGCCGAGGCGTACATGCGCCCCTACCCGCAGATCGCGAAGGAGCTGGCATGA
- a CDS encoding Gfo/Idh/MocA family protein yields the protein MVDTLGVAVVGFGWMGRVHTQAYARVLHHYPQLAVRPQLVVVAEDVPGRAEEAAAQFGFASTTRDWREVAADPRVRAVSITAPNFLHREIGVAMAEAGKHIWIEKPVGLTVADAQAVADAVAEAGVQGAVGFNYRNAPAVEAARDLIAADEIGAVTHVRVRLFSDYAAHPEGALTWRYERERGGSGVLGDLASHGADLARYLLGDITSLTADTAVFIPERARPTGATAGHARATGGELGPVENEDYVNCLLRFASGARGVLEACRVSVGEQNNYGFEVHGTKGAVFWDFRRMNELGVSRGTAYQDQPVSTVYVGPGDGEFGAFQPGAANAMGYDDLKVIEAYRFLRSVAEGTPHGATPADAVRSAAVLDAMVRSARSGAWADVATGA from the coding sequence ATGGTGGACACGCTTGGCGTCGCCGTTGTCGGATTCGGCTGGATGGGCCGGGTGCACACCCAGGCTTACGCCCGCGTCCTGCACCACTACCCGCAGCTGGCGGTGCGGCCGCAGCTCGTGGTCGTCGCCGAGGACGTGCCGGGCCGGGCCGAGGAGGCCGCAGCCCAGTTCGGGTTCGCCTCGACGACCCGCGACTGGCGCGAGGTGGCCGCCGACCCGCGCGTGCGGGCCGTGAGCATCACCGCCCCGAACTTCCTGCACCGCGAGATCGGCGTGGCGATGGCCGAGGCCGGCAAGCACATCTGGATCGAGAAGCCGGTGGGCCTGACGGTCGCGGACGCCCAGGCGGTCGCCGACGCGGTCGCCGAGGCCGGTGTCCAGGGCGCGGTCGGCTTCAACTACCGCAACGCGCCCGCCGTCGAGGCGGCCCGCGATCTGATCGCCGCCGACGAGATCGGCGCGGTCACCCACGTCCGCGTCCGCCTCTTCAGCGACTACGCGGCTCACCCCGAGGGCGCCCTGACCTGGCGTTACGAGAGGGAGCGCGGCGGCAGCGGCGTCCTGGGCGACCTCGCCTCGCACGGTGCGGACCTGGCCCGGTACCTGCTCGGTGACATCACGTCGCTGACCGCCGACACGGCCGTCTTCATCCCGGAACGGGCCCGCCCCACCGGCGCCACCGCCGGCCACGCCCGCGCCACCGGCGGTGAGCTCGGCCCCGTCGAGAACGAGGACTACGTCAACTGCCTGCTGCGCTTCGCCTCGGGCGCGCGCGGCGTCCTGGAGGCCTGCCGGGTCTCGGTCGGCGAGCAGAACAACTACGGCTTCGAGGTGCACGGCACCAAGGGCGCGGTCTTCTGGGACTTCCGCCGGATGAACGAGCTGGGCGTCAGCCGCGGCACTGCCTACCAGGACCAGCCGGTCAGCACGGTGTACGTCGGCCCGGGCGACGGCGAGTTCGGCGCCTTCCAGCCGGGCGCGGCGAACGCCATGGGCTACGACGACCTGAAGGTCATCGAGGCGTACCGCTTCCTGCGCTCGGTCGCCGAGGGCACACCGCACGGGGCCACACCGGCCGACGCCGTGCGCAGTGCCGCCGTACTGGACGCGATGGTGCGGTCGGCGCGGAGCGGCGCGTGGGCGGACGTGGCCACGGGGGCGTGA
- a CDS encoding 4-oxalomesaconate tautomerase, whose product MTGPVVVRCMLMRGGTSKGAYFLAADLPAEPALRDGLLLRVMGSPDERQIDGLGGAHPLTSKVAVVSPSSDPGADVDYLFLQVAVDSPEVSDRQNCGNILAGIGPFAVERGLVPAGEERTSVRIRMVNTGDFATATFPTPGGHVAYTGDAEISGVPGSAAPVVIEFPPGTRQLLPTGNVRDVIEGIPVTCVDNGMPTVLIQAPALDVTGYEAPGNLEENRALARRLRELRLAAGKLMGLGDVSDTTVPKLTLLALPRDGGAVTTRTFIPVRCHPSIGVLGAASVAAGLRVEGGVGAELAELPADGDRVRIEHPMGFLDIDSSLGTDSAGLPAARRTAVVRTARKIFDGTVFPRSAEAAPLPAHTPGGPR is encoded by the coding sequence GTGACCGGGCCCGTGGTGGTCCGCTGCATGCTCATGCGCGGCGGCACCTCCAAGGGCGCGTACTTCCTCGCTGCTGACCTCCCCGCCGAACCCGCCCTGCGCGACGGGCTGTTGCTGCGCGTCATGGGCAGCCCGGACGAGCGGCAGATCGACGGTCTGGGCGGCGCGCACCCGCTCACCAGCAAGGTCGCGGTGGTCTCGCCCTCGTCGGATCCGGGCGCCGATGTCGACTATCTCTTCCTTCAAGTGGCCGTCGACAGCCCCGAAGTGAGTGATCGTCAGAACTGCGGGAACATCCTCGCGGGCATCGGGCCGTTCGCCGTGGAGCGCGGCCTCGTCCCGGCGGGGGAGGAGCGGACCTCCGTACGCATCCGCATGGTCAACACCGGCGACTTCGCCACCGCGACCTTCCCGACGCCGGGCGGTCACGTCGCCTACACGGGCGACGCCGAGATCTCGGGCGTGCCCGGCTCGGCCGCCCCCGTGGTGATCGAATTCCCGCCTGGTACCAGGCAGTTGCTGCCCACCGGCAACGTCCGCGACGTGATCGAGGGCATCCCGGTGACCTGTGTGGACAACGGCATGCCGACCGTCCTCATCCAGGCCCCCGCGCTCGACGTCACCGGCTACGAGGCGCCCGGGAACCTGGAGGAGAACCGCGCGCTCGCCCGGCGTCTCCGCGAACTCCGGCTGGCGGCAGGCAAGTTGATGGGACTCGGTGACGTCTCGGACACCACCGTTCCCAAGCTCACGCTGCTCGCCCTGCCCCGGGACGGCGGCGCGGTCACCACCCGCACCTTCATCCCGGTCCGCTGCCATCCGTCGATCGGCGTACTCGGCGCCGCCAGTGTCGCCGCCGGTCTGCGCGTCGAAGGCGGCGTCGGCGCAGAACTCGCGGAGTTGCCCGCCGACGGCGACCGCGTGCGCATCGAACACCCCATGGGATTCCTGGACATCGACAGCAGCCTCGGCACCGACTCCGCAGGGCTCCCCGCCGCCCGCCGCACCGCCGTCGTCCGCACGGCCCGCAAGATCTTCGACGGCACCGTCTTCCCCCGGTCCGCCGAGGCGGCCCCACTCCCCGCACACACCCCCGGAGGCCCCCGATGA
- a CDS encoding aromatic acid/H+ symport family MFS transporter: protein MSSSPSPTARVGGLAVLAVGLCWLAVLFDGLDMFIYGSVLPHMLAEKALGLTPDQAGDLGSYATFGMLVGALTAGTVADRIGRKKLMVACVALFSLASGLCATAGSVEVFGLGRTLAGIGLGGLLPTAISMVCDYAPRGRGALTIGMLMTAHHAGGILSAYVALWVVEPLGWRAAFWFCVLPLLFVPVLAKFLPESLSFLLAKGRSEEAGELARRYEVELPAAPADQQAATDRRHSLANLFRGGEWTQTLLYWPASFGGLLLVYGVATWLPTLMRSEGYNLGSALTFVVLFNLGGIVGMLVAGRASDRFGAPRISAIWFALTAAGVFLLSVHMPLALTFTVVFLTGVFLNSAQTMIYATVSIRSRPENRATAVGWTSGMGRFGAVFGPWLGGQLLAANQGDWGFTAFALAGLSSMVFIGIAALRGSRRAARTDSEQELVGAH, encoded by the coding sequence ATGTCCTCCTCCCCCTCCCCAACCGCTCGCGTCGGCGGACTGGCCGTACTCGCCGTCGGCCTGTGCTGGCTGGCCGTCCTCTTCGACGGCCTGGACATGTTCATCTACGGCTCGGTGCTGCCCCACATGCTGGCGGAGAAGGCCCTCGGCCTGACTCCCGACCAGGCGGGTGACCTGGGCAGCTACGCCACCTTCGGCATGCTGGTCGGCGCCCTGACCGCGGGGACGGTCGCCGACCGGATCGGGCGCAAGAAGCTGATGGTCGCCTGCGTCGCGCTGTTCTCCCTGGCCTCCGGGCTGTGCGCGACGGCGGGCAGCGTCGAGGTGTTCGGCCTCGGCCGGACGCTCGCCGGCATCGGCCTCGGCGGTCTGCTGCCCACCGCGATCAGCATGGTCTGCGACTACGCCCCGCGCGGCCGCGGCGCCCTCACCATCGGCATGCTGATGACCGCCCACCACGCGGGCGGCATCCTCTCCGCCTACGTCGCCCTGTGGGTCGTCGAACCCCTCGGCTGGCGGGCCGCGTTCTGGTTCTGCGTGCTCCCGCTGCTCTTCGTGCCGGTCCTGGCCAAGTTCCTGCCCGAGTCGCTGAGCTTCCTTCTCGCCAAGGGCCGCAGCGAGGAGGCCGGCGAACTGGCCCGCCGCTACGAGGTCGAACTGCCCGCCGCCCCCGCCGACCAGCAGGCCGCCACCGACCGCCGGCACTCCCTGGCCAACCTCTTCCGGGGCGGCGAGTGGACCCAGACCCTGCTGTACTGGCCGGCCTCCTTCGGCGGCCTGCTCCTCGTCTACGGCGTCGCCACCTGGCTGCCCACCCTGATGCGCAGCGAGGGCTACAACCTTGGCTCGGCGCTGACCTTCGTGGTCCTGTTCAACCTCGGCGGCATCGTCGGCATGCTGGTGGCCGGACGCGCCTCCGACCGGTTCGGCGCCCCGCGGATCTCGGCGATCTGGTTCGCGCTGACCGCCGCCGGAGTCTTCCTGCTCAGCGTCCACATGCCGCTGGCGCTCACCTTCACGGTGGTGTTCCTGACCGGTGTGTTCCTGAACAGCGCCCAGACCATGATCTACGCGACGGTCTCGATCCGCTCCCGCCCCGAGAACCGCGCCACCGCCGTCGGCTGGACCTCCGGCATGGGCCGCTTCGGCGCCGTCTTCGGGCCGTGGCTCGGCGGCCAGTTGCTCGCCGCGAACCAGGGCGACTGGGGCTTCACCGCGTTCGCCCTCGCGGGACTGTCGTCCATGGTCTTCATCGGCATCGCCGCACTGCGCGGCTCCAGGCGGGCGGCTCGCACCGACAGCGAGCAGGAGCTGGTGGGCGCGCACTGA